In Nitrospirota bacterium, the DNA window ATGTTCGAAGGGCAATCTGCAAGACCGGTTTCAGAGAGAGAGTACGGGTCTCCTCCTGGGAACGGAGATACGCGATCATTTTTTTCTCGATCTCCTCCGTGGGCGCGAGGATGCCGAATTTTCCGTTCTCTTCAAACAGCCCATCATAGTCGAGCTTCACGAAGAGAGGCTGACCGGACGGATGGGTCAGCTCGACAAAAAGGAGCTTGGAAATGAAAGGTGCATGAAGAATCTCTTCAAATGCTTGCTTCATCACGGGTGCAATGCCAAATTTAATCAATCGTTGCAGATTGACATCTGCCGGAGAACGGTTAAAACCTTCGACATGGGCGAGTTCGAGAACGGCGGTTCGAAGCTTCTCGAGATCTGTCGGGTGCCCGAGCCCGCCAAAGGCGATCTGGTCGTAAACTTCATATAATTTCGATGTGCCGCCGCCCACGGTTGCCATCAGAATTCCGTCTTGATAGGGGAGAGCGACGACCGGACTTCCCGAAGAAAGTTGTTCTTCGAGATACTCGCGCCGATTTCGGACCGCTTCGATCCAGCGGTAAGGCTCTTCAAGCATATTAGCTCCTTATAGGGTTACTCTTGATATTTCGGGAAAAGAGGTTTTCAAGAACGTCTAACGAGATCTCGCGCGTTCCAGTGGCGGTGACCAATTTGATGAGCGGATAGAGTCCTGCTTCGATATTGACGCCGCCGGTAGCCGAATCAAATTCGGAAGCGGTTTCGAGGAGCCGAATCGTTAAAACAATGGCAGACTCCTCTGAAACCCGGGAGAGGGGCTGGGGACCCCAGCGATTTTCATAATGTAAAATTCCCCGGACTGCGGGAGAACCCGATCCCGAAACGGCAAATTCGACCCCTTCAAATTCGGCACCGAGAATATCGTAGAAAAAAATCTTCCCTTCCTTTTTAGATAAATCGTAGGCGGCATAAATAGGGGCCACCGCGCCGATTCCCTGGATTGCCATCGGGATATTCTCCTTGAGGAGCCGGGAGAGGGCCCGGACTTTGCCATCGAGGCTTAGTTCCTGAAGCTGGCTTCGTCTGAAATATTTGAAGGT includes these proteins:
- a CDS encoding proteasome subunit alpha: MNNGDFWTLLKKSGYQFGSTLNMNSIPGATAPFPVTHGTTILAFKYQGGVLVAGDRRATAGTTVMYDRTDKVIDIDRHSVMAIAGVPATAFEIARIMEHTFKYFRRSQLQELSLDGKVRALSRLLKENIPMAIQGIGAVAPIYAAYDLSKKEGKIFFYDILGAEFEGVEFAVSGSGSPAVRGILHYENRWGPQPLSRVSEESAIVLTIRLLETASEFDSATGGVNIEAGLYPLIKLVTATGTREISLDVLENLFSRNIKSNPIRS